A single genomic interval of Variovorax sp. PMC12 harbors:
- the mgtA gene encoding magnesium-translocating P-type ATPase, which translates to MKNVLKSFFESFLRSRHMLHHFERWQTLLGSKPAAAGSASMPADIAKALSAASRTDAGEMLVRLHSSPRGLSEGHAQVLRKRLGSNEVRHEQPLPWWQHLWQCYRNPFNLLLTVLALISYATDDMKAALVIGSMVVLSTVLRFLQESRSNKAAERLKAMVSNTATVLRPAPGQKAGSAGDEGFDATHAGTLRVEVPMRDLVPGDVIALSAGDMIPADCRLLTAKDLFISQSALTGEAMPVEKFVADCGAHDAGVLERENLLFMGTNVISGTATALIVHTGDRTFFGALAQRVTATDRGTSAFQAGINRVSWVLIRFMLVMAPLVLVINGVAKGDWWEAALFALSIAVGLTPEMLPMIVTATLAKGAVVMSRQKVIVKRLEAIHNFGAMDVLCTDKTGTLTQDRIVLERHTNAWGEGSDHVLQLAYLNSFHQTGLKNLLDKAVLSHAEMQLETRLQTGYRKIDEVPFDFSRRRMSVVVANGGSEHLLVCKGALEEILSVCTSVERGAEVLALDEEVLARIHRVASELNAQGLRVVAVASRALKLEAQKPAYGVADESGLTLLGYVAFLDPPKESTAPALRALAEHGVAVKVLTGDNELVTRKVCGDVGIEAGRMVLGREIEDMSDADLRVLVERHQVFAKLTPAHKERIVHALHANGHVVGFMGDGINDAPALRAADIGISVDGAVDVAKESADIILLEKSLMVLEQGVIEGRRTFANMLKYIKITASSNFGNVFSVLVASAFLPFLPMLPLHLLVQNLLYDVSQIAIPFDNVDDEFLKNPQRWNPADLGRFMVFFGPLSSVFDILTFTVLWFVFAANSVDHQTLFQSGWFVEGLLSQTLIVHLIRTRKIPFLQSRASWPLLAMGAAIAAVGIWLPMGPLAHYFKLQALPLAYFPWLVAMLVGYAVLTQTVKGWYGRRYGWQ; encoded by the coding sequence ATGAAAAACGTCCTGAAGTCCTTTTTCGAGAGCTTCCTGCGCAGCCGCCACATGCTGCATCACTTCGAGCGCTGGCAGACGCTGCTGGGCTCGAAACCCGCCGCCGCCGGCTCGGCCAGCATGCCGGCCGACATCGCCAAGGCTCTGAGCGCCGCCTCGCGCACCGACGCCGGCGAAATGCTGGTCAGGCTCCACAGTTCGCCGCGCGGCCTCAGTGAAGGCCATGCGCAGGTGCTGCGCAAGCGCCTGGGCAGCAACGAGGTCCGCCACGAGCAGCCGCTGCCCTGGTGGCAGCACCTGTGGCAGTGCTACCGCAATCCGTTCAACCTGCTGTTGACGGTGCTGGCGCTGATCTCCTACGCCACCGACGACATGAAGGCCGCGCTCGTCATCGGCAGCATGGTGGTGCTGTCGACGGTGCTGCGCTTCCTGCAGGAATCGCGCTCCAACAAGGCGGCCGAGCGCCTCAAGGCGATGGTGAGCAACACCGCGACGGTGCTGCGGCCCGCGCCGGGCCAGAAGGCAGGATCGGCCGGCGACGAAGGCTTCGATGCCACGCACGCCGGCACGCTGCGCGTCGAGGTGCCGATGCGCGACCTGGTGCCGGGCGACGTGATTGCGCTGTCGGCCGGCGACATGATCCCGGCCGACTGCCGCCTGCTCACCGCCAAGGACCTGTTCATCAGCCAGTCCGCGCTCACGGGCGAGGCCATGCCGGTCGAGAAGTTCGTCGCCGACTGCGGCGCGCACGACGCCGGCGTGCTCGAACGCGAGAACCTGCTCTTCATGGGCACCAACGTGATCAGCGGTACCGCCACCGCGTTGATCGTGCACACGGGCGACCGCACCTTCTTCGGCGCACTCGCGCAACGCGTGACCGCCACCGACCGCGGCACCAGTGCGTTCCAGGCCGGCATCAACCGCGTGAGCTGGGTGCTGATCCGCTTCATGCTGGTGATGGCGCCGCTGGTGCTGGTGATAAACGGCGTGGCCAAGGGCGACTGGTGGGAGGCGGCGCTGTTCGCGCTGTCGATCGCGGTCGGCCTCACGCCCGAGATGCTGCCGATGATCGTGACCGCCACGCTGGCCAAGGGCGCGGTCGTGATGTCGCGCCAGAAGGTGATCGTCAAAAGGCTCGAGGCCATCCACAACTTCGGCGCAATGGACGTGCTGTGCACCGACAAGACCGGCACGCTGACGCAGGACCGCATCGTGCTCGAGCGCCACACCAATGCCTGGGGCGAAGGCTCGGACCACGTGCTGCAGCTCGCCTATCTCAACAGCTTTCACCAGACGGGCCTGAAGAACCTGCTCGACAAGGCCGTGCTGAGCCATGCAGAGATGCAGCTCGAGACGCGCCTTCAGACCGGCTACCGCAAGATCGACGAGGTGCCCTTCGACTTCTCGCGCCGCCGCATGTCGGTGGTGGTGGCCAACGGCGGCAGCGAGCACCTGCTGGTCTGCAAGGGTGCGCTGGAAGAGATCCTGTCGGTGTGCACGTCGGTGGAACGCGGCGCCGAGGTGCTGGCGCTCGATGAAGAGGTGCTCGCGCGCATCCATCGCGTGGCGTCGGAACTCAACGCGCAGGGCCTGCGCGTGGTGGCGGTGGCAAGCCGCGCGCTGAAGCTCGAGGCGCAGAAGCCGGCATACGGCGTGGCCGACGAGTCGGGCCTCACGCTGCTGGGCTATGTGGCGTTCCTCGACCCGCCGAAGGAATCGACCGCGCCCGCGCTGCGCGCGCTGGCCGAGCATGGCGTGGCGGTGAAGGTGCTGACGGGCGACAACGAGCTGGTGACGCGCAAGGTCTGCGGCGACGTGGGCATCGAGGCCGGCCGCATGGTGCTCGGCCGCGAGATCGAGGACATGAGCGACGCCGACCTGCGCGTGCTGGTCGAACGGCACCAGGTGTTCGCCAAGCTCACGCCGGCGCACAAGGAGCGCATCGTGCACGCGCTGCACGCCAACGGGCACGTGGTCGGTTTCATGGGCGACGGCATCAACGACGCACCGGCGCTGCGTGCCGCGGACATCGGCATTTCGGTGGACGGCGCGGTGGACGTGGCGAAGGAATCGGCCGACATCATCCTGCTGGAGAAGAGCCTGATGGTGCTGGAGCAAGGCGTGATCGAGGGGCGCCGCACTTTCGCGAACATGCTCAAGTACATCAAGATCACGGCAAGCTCGAACTTCGGCAACGTGTTCTCGGTGCTGGTGGCCAGCGCGTTCCTGCCGTTCCTGCCGATGCTGCCGCTGCACCTGCTGGTGCAGAACCTGCTGTACGACGTGTCGCAGATCGCGATCCCGTTCGACAACGTGGACGACGAGTTCCTGAAGAACCCGCAGCGTTGGAACCCGGCCGACCTGGGCCGCTTCATGGTGTTCTTCGGGCCGCTGAGTTCGGTGTTCGACATCCTGACGTTCACCGTGCTGTGGTTCGTGTTCGCCGCCAACTCGGTGGATCACCAGACGCTGTTCCAGTCAGGCTGGTTCGTCGAGGGCCTGCTGTCGCAGACGCTGATCGTGCACCTGATCCGCACCCGCAAGATCCCGTTCCTGCAAAGCCGCGCGTCGTGGCCGCTGCTGGCAATGGGCGCGGCCATTGCCGCGGTGGGCATCTGGCTGCCGATGGGGCCGCTGGCGCACTACTTCAAGCTGCAGGCGCTTCCGCTTGCGTATTTCCCGTGGCTGGTGGCGATGCTGGTCGGCTATGCGGTGCTGACGCAGACGGTGAAGGGGTGGTATGGGCGGCGGTATGGGTGGCAGTGA
- a CDS encoding low molecular weight protein-tyrosine-phosphatase, with amino-acid sequence MHKARAAGFDVDVDSAAISDEERGNPPDPRSVAEARRRGIEMHAHRARQVRKADFERFDLIIGMTAQHCAALRRLAPAGTEGKIHLFTEFADGVDGDVPDPWYGGQKDFVEVFDLIDHGVDGLLAKLRAEVPARSPAVG; translated from the coding sequence ATGCACAAGGCCCGCGCGGCCGGCTTCGATGTCGATGTCGACAGCGCCGCCATCTCCGACGAGGAGCGCGGCAACCCGCCCGACCCGCGCTCGGTGGCCGAGGCCAGGCGCCGCGGCATCGAGATGCATGCGCACCGCGCGCGTCAGGTGCGCAAGGCCGACTTCGAGCGCTTCGACCTGATCATTGGCATGACGGCCCAGCATTGCGCCGCGCTGCGCAGGCTCGCGCCTGCGGGCACGGAGGGCAAGATCCATCTGTTCACGGAGTTCGCTGACGGCGTCGATGGCGACGTGCCCGACCCCTGGTACGGCGGGCAGAAAGACTTCGTCGAAGTCTTCGACCTGATCGACCATGGCGTCGATGGCCTGCTCGCAAAGCTGCGGGCCGAAGTGCCAGCTCGCTCACCTGCCGTCGGCTAG
- a CDS encoding acyl-CoA thioesterase, which translates to MSNSNNLKEVVYTARVEFGDCDPAGIVWFPNFFRWIDAASRHFFAECGVPRWEETTQTLGVIGTPLVDTHTRFVKAASYGDTLQIAVRIKEWREKSFVQTYRVTRGDDLILECEEVRIFAAKREGGGIRAVQIPPSIRVLCE; encoded by the coding sequence ATGAGCAACAGCAACAACCTCAAGGAAGTCGTCTACACCGCGCGCGTCGAGTTCGGCGACTGCGACCCCGCCGGCATCGTCTGGTTTCCCAACTTCTTCCGCTGGATCGACGCGGCCTCGCGGCACTTCTTCGCCGAGTGCGGCGTGCCGCGCTGGGAAGAAACCACGCAGACGCTGGGCGTGATCGGCACGCCGCTGGTCGACACGCACACGCGCTTCGTCAAGGCCGCAAGCTACGGCGACACGCTGCAGATCGCGGTGCGCATCAAGGAATGGCGCGAGAAGAGCTTCGTGCAGACCTATCGCGTCACGCGCGGCGACGACCTGATCCTCGAGTGCGAGGAGGTAAGGATCTTCGCGGCGAAGCGTGAAGGCGGCGGGATCCGGGCGGTGCAGATTCCGCCCTCGATCCGGGTGCTCTGCGAATAG
- a CDS encoding TRAP transporter large permease, with amino-acid sequence MSPDAVAVLGFVALFVLMLLRVPVGMAMGLVGVTGYSYLVGPGPALKLVGQTSMRTVTDYTFGVIPMFMLMGALVSVSGVSRELFKAANSMIGHLRGGLGVATVVACGGFAAICGSSVATAATFSAVAYPEMRRFNYPQSFSTGVIAAGGTLGAILPPSTVLAVYAILTQQDIGKLFMAGIVPGILAMAMYVLTIAIIVKLRPDWLPGGEVKPWSERVKDLKNVWAPLVLFVFVIGGLYGGFFTPTEAGGVGASGAFILGLVRRKLDGPKIREALLSATRTAAAVFTVLIGALLFGYFLTITQSPQKLTEFLTGLGIGRYGVLALIMLMYLVLGCLMDAMAMIILTVPIIYPVIVHLGFDPIWFGVIIVMTVELGLIHPPVGMNVFVIKSVVKDVSFTTIFKGVLPFIVTDIVRLVILIAFPIIALWLPTRMG; translated from the coding sequence ATGAGCCCCGATGCAGTGGCAGTGCTGGGCTTCGTCGCCCTGTTCGTATTGATGTTGTTGCGCGTGCCGGTGGGCATGGCGATGGGCCTGGTGGGCGTGACCGGCTACAGCTACCTCGTGGGCCCCGGGCCGGCGCTGAAGCTGGTCGGCCAGACCTCGATGCGCACCGTGACCGACTACACCTTCGGCGTGATCCCGATGTTCATGCTGATGGGCGCGCTGGTGTCGGTGTCGGGCGTGAGCCGCGAGCTCTTCAAGGCCGCCAACTCGATGATCGGCCACCTGCGCGGCGGCCTCGGCGTGGCCACCGTGGTGGCATGCGGCGGCTTCGCGGCCATCTGCGGCTCGTCGGTGGCCACGGCCGCCACCTTCTCCGCGGTGGCGTATCCGGAGATGCGGCGCTTCAACTACCCGCAGTCGTTCTCCACCGGCGTGATTGCCGCGGGCGGCACGCTGGGCGCGATCCTGCCGCCATCGACCGTGCTGGCCGTGTACGCCATCCTCACGCAGCAGGACATCGGCAAGCTGTTCATGGCGGGCATCGTGCCCGGCATCCTGGCGATGGCGATGTACGTGCTGACCATCGCGATCATCGTCAAGCTGCGGCCCGACTGGCTGCCCGGCGGCGAGGTCAAGCCGTGGTCGGAACGCGTGAAGGACCTGAAGAATGTGTGGGCGCCGCTGGTGCTGTTCGTGTTCGTGATCGGCGGCCTGTACGGCGGCTTCTTCACGCCGACCGAGGCGGGCGGCGTGGGTGCGAGCGGTGCGTTCATCCTCGGGCTGGTTCGGCGCAAGCTCGACGGCCCGAAGATCCGCGAGGCGCTGCTGTCGGCCACGCGCACGGCTGCGGCGGTGTTCACTGTGCTGATCGGCGCGCTGCTGTTCGGCTACTTCCTCACCATCACGCAAAGCCCGCAGAAGCTCACCGAGTTCCTCACCGGCCTGGGCATCGGCCGCTACGGCGTGCTCGCACTCATCATGCTGATGTACCTGGTGCTCGGCTGCCTGATGGACGCGATGGCGATGATCATCCTGACCGTGCCCATCATCTACCCGGTGATCGTGCACCTGGGCTTCGACCCCATCTGGTTCGGCGTGATCATCGTGATGACGGTGGAGCTGGGGCTGATCCATCCACCGGTGGGCATGAACGTGTTCGTCATCAAGAGCGTGGTGAAGGACGTGAGCTTCACCACCATCTTCAAGGGCGTGCTGCCGTTCATCGTGACCGACATCGTGCGCCTGGTGATCCTGATCGCGTTCCCGATCATTGCCTTGTGGCTCCCGACGAGAATGGGCTGA
- a CDS encoding TRAP transporter small permease, producing the protein MATRSASYMDRAINTIEWLAAVFVGIVALNIFVAVVLRKFFDTSIPDAYDFGRMLLGILIFWGIAATSYRGGHITVDLVWTAAGPRMKRAIDVFATLVLLFVVAVQTAMLFDKVRGTYVDNVQTYDLNIPTWPFYAVAWAGDVCAVLLIAIRTYRLIFHPEQLEEVHAEQKADE; encoded by the coding sequence ATGGCTACCCGGTCCGCCAGCTACATGGACCGCGCGATCAATACGATTGAATGGCTCGCCGCCGTTTTTGTAGGGATCGTCGCGCTCAACATCTTCGTGGCCGTGGTGCTGCGCAAGTTCTTCGACACCTCGATCCCCGACGCCTACGACTTCGGCCGCATGCTGCTGGGGATCCTGATCTTCTGGGGCATCGCGGCCACCAGCTACCGCGGCGGCCACATCACGGTCGACCTCGTGTGGACGGCGGCGGGCCCGCGCATGAAGCGCGCGATCGACGTGTTCGCCACGCTGGTGCTGCTGTTCGTGGTGGCGGTGCAGACCGCCATGCTGTTCGACAAGGTGCGCGGCACCTACGTCGACAACGTGCAGACCTATGACCTGAACATTCCGACCTGGCCGTTCTATGCCGTGGCCTGGGCCGGCGACGTGTGCGCGGTGCTGCTGATCGCGATCCGCACCTACCGGCTGATATTTCACCCCGAGCAACTCGAAGAAGTTCACGCAGAACAGAAGGCGGACGAATGA
- a CDS encoding TRAP transporter substrate-binding protein yields the protein MTIAHRPHRTALAPAAVAIAAALALCTPAAQAQDKPVQLKLSSWVPAQHPLNPALQAWADDIKKESGGTITAILFPSEQLGKAFDHYDMARDGIADFSYVNPGYQPGRFPVMAGASLPFLFANGKEGSAAIDAWYRNYAAKEMKDVKYCFAFVHDPGTFHSRKKITVPGDVKGLKVRPATSTVGQLITSLGGTNVQASAPESRDMLERGVADAITFPWGSIGLFGIDKVVKYHMDAPLYVTPFVWVMNKGKYDAMSTAQKKVIDDHCTSEWAQKVAGPWADFEFAGHAKMAALSGHEIYKLTPEQLDAWRKAAAPSEAQWAESVKKVGEDPKAVMDALKASLAKYKSAL from the coding sequence ATGACAATCGCCCACCGCCCCCACCGCACGGCACTGGCCCCGGCCGCCGTCGCCATCGCCGCCGCCCTTGCGCTCTGCACGCCCGCCGCGCAGGCACAGGACAAACCCGTGCAGCTCAAGCTGTCGAGCTGGGTGCCCGCGCAGCATCCGCTCAACCCCGCGCTGCAGGCGTGGGCCGACGACATCAAGAAGGAGTCCGGCGGCACCATCACCGCGATCCTGTTTCCGTCGGAGCAGCTCGGCAAGGCCTTCGACCACTACGACATGGCGCGCGACGGCATCGCCGACTTCTCCTACGTGAACCCCGGCTACCAGCCCGGCCGGTTTCCGGTGATGGCCGGCGCGTCGCTGCCCTTCCTGTTCGCCAACGGCAAGGAAGGCTCGGCCGCCATCGACGCCTGGTACCGCAACTACGCGGCCAAGGAAATGAAGGACGTGAAGTACTGCTTCGCCTTCGTGCATGACCCCGGCACCTTCCATTCGCGCAAGAAGATCACCGTGCCCGGCGACGTCAAGGGCCTGAAGGTGCGCCCGGCCACCAGCACCGTGGGCCAGCTCATCACCTCGCTGGGCGGCACCAACGTGCAGGCCTCGGCGCCCGAGTCGCGCGACATGCTGGAGCGCGGCGTGGCCGACGCCATCACCTTCCCGTGGGGCTCCATCGGCCTGTTCGGCATCGACAAGGTCGTGAAGTACCACATGGATGCGCCGCTGTACGTCACCCCCTTCGTGTGGGTCATGAACAAAGGCAAGTACGACGCCATGTCCACCGCGCAGAAGAAGGTGATCGACGACCACTGCACCAGCGAATGGGCGCAGAAGGTGGCCGGGCCTTGGGCCGACTTCGAGTTCGCCGGCCACGCCAAGATGGCGGCGCTTTCGGGCCACGAGATCTACAAGCTCACGCCGGAGCAGCTCGACGCATGGCGCAAGGCCGCGGCGCCCTCGGAAGCGCAGTGGGCCGAGAGCGTGAAGAAGGTCGGCGAAGACCCGAAGGCGGTGATGGATGCGTTGAAGGCCAGCCTTGCCAAGTACAAGTCGGCGCTCTGA
- a CDS encoding alpha-hydroxy acid oxidase, translated as MTLLLNVDDHRRRARRVLPRLVFDYVDGGAEDERCLQRNRDAIEALPLIPECLRDTTTVDTGIELFGRRWRAPFAVAPIGLAGLVRPRADALLAGAAQAARVPFILSTASNTRIEDVRTAAPDATLWMQLYVMGERAIAERIVRRARAAGFEALVLTVDVPVSGLRERDLRHGFRVPMRLTPGTLFDMARHPAWLLRLARHGMPRFENLLPDEDGAPVSAQTQAALLSRTMDRALTWESLGWLRKLWDGPLLVKGLLGAEDARRAVRHGADGIVVSNHGGRQLDAAPASIAALPAMVDAVNGRIPVLMDGGIRRGSDIVKALALGARGVLVGRAPVYGLACDGGRGALSVLQMLIQETERTMTLLGATQVRELGPHHVDRPSPRSPDEQEGVPTRPKENTHGKPSIYPARATA; from the coding sequence ATGACCTTGCTGCTCAACGTGGACGACCACCGGCGCCGTGCGCGCCGTGTGCTGCCGCGCCTGGTGTTCGACTATGTCGACGGCGGCGCGGAAGACGAACGCTGCCTGCAGCGCAACCGCGACGCAATCGAAGCGCTGCCGCTCATTCCGGAATGCCTGCGCGACACCACCACGGTGGACACCGGCATCGAACTGTTCGGGCGCCGCTGGCGCGCGCCGTTCGCGGTCGCGCCCATCGGGCTGGCCGGGCTGGTACGGCCGCGCGCCGACGCCTTGCTGGCCGGAGCCGCGCAGGCTGCGCGCGTGCCCTTCATCCTCTCGACCGCATCGAACACCCGCATCGAGGACGTGCGCACCGCCGCGCCCGACGCCACGCTGTGGATGCAGCTCTACGTGATGGGCGAGCGCGCCATTGCCGAACGCATCGTGCGCCGCGCGCGCGCCGCGGGCTTCGAGGCGCTGGTGCTCACGGTGGACGTGCCGGTGAGCGGCCTGCGCGAACGCGACCTGCGACACGGCTTTCGCGTGCCGATGCGGCTCACGCCCGGCACACTGTTCGACATGGCGCGGCACCCGGCCTGGCTGCTGCGGCTTGCGCGCCACGGCATGCCGCGCTTCGAGAACCTGCTGCCCGATGAAGACGGCGCACCCGTCTCCGCGCAGACGCAGGCCGCGCTGCTCTCGCGCACCATGGACCGCGCGCTCACCTGGGAAAGCCTGGGCTGGCTGCGCAAGCTCTGGGACGGCCCGTTGCTCGTCAAGGGCCTGCTGGGCGCGGAAGACGCACGGCGTGCCGTGCGCCACGGCGCCGACGGCATCGTGGTCTCCAACCACGGCGGACGCCAGCTCGACGCCGCGCCAGCCAGCATCGCCGCCCTGCCCGCGATGGTCGACGCCGTGAACGGGCGGATCCCCGTGCTCATGGACGGGGGCATCCGGCGCGGAAGCGACATCGTGAAGGCGCTCGCGCTCGGCGCGCGCGGAGTGCTGGTCGGGCGCGCCCCGGTCTACGGACTGGCGTGCGACGGCGGGCGCGGTGCGCTGTCGGTGCTGCAGATGCTCATCCAGGAGACCGAACGCACGATGACCCTGCTGGGCGCCACGCAGGTGCGCGAGCTCGGCCCGCATCACGTGGACAGGCCTTCGCCGCGTTCGCCCGACGAACAGGAAGGCGTGCCAACGCGACCCAAGGAAAACACGCACGGGAAACCCTCCATTTACCCCGCGCGCGCGACTGCCTAG
- a CDS encoding indolepyruvate oxidoreductase subunit beta family protein — MEQNRPLTLLVCALGGEGGGVLTEWLVDTARHAGYAAQSTSIPGVAQRTGATTYYIEVFPVPLARLAGKRPVFSLSPVPGALDAIVSSELLETARQIGNGMSAPLRTLVISSSARIFTTAERMEPGDGRADAQRLLDVVKAFSREHHVFDMNAIARDSGTVVSAVMLGAIAGSGLFPFPREAYEHVVRGGDTSAPEKLNKMAAASLRGFAAAFDAVNAPRAQAAFVSSVLASDTSDAPPPASALPAELARRFPPAVHDMLALGHARVLDYQDAAYAALYADRLGRVLDAERTADPAGAQGFAITREMARWLALWMAFDDIVRVAALKGRASRAQRVRQEVRAGDDDIVKVYDHFKPGAAEFAALLPPSLSRRVTAWDRARQARGREPWALPLKVGSHSVFGMASLRLLASLRWLRRRGSRFAEEQALIERWLAAVEAGTCEAWALGHELALCGRLIKGYGSTNERGKHNLLHVIDALAGRTALPATARAAAIAAAREAALADEGGKALDAALAAHGAAPRPVQAQPIRWMKRPPPAKA, encoded by the coding sequence ATGGAACAGAACCGCCCCCTCACCCTGCTCGTCTGCGCCCTCGGCGGCGAAGGCGGCGGCGTGCTCACCGAATGGCTGGTCGACACCGCGCGCCATGCCGGCTACGCCGCGCAGAGCACGTCGATCCCCGGCGTGGCGCAGCGCACCGGGGCCACCACCTACTACATCGAAGTGTTCCCCGTGCCGCTCGCCCGGCTCGCCGGCAAGCGCCCCGTGTTCAGCCTGAGCCCGGTGCCGGGCGCGCTCGACGCCATCGTGTCGTCGGAGCTGCTGGAAACCGCGCGCCAGATCGGCAACGGCATGAGCGCGCCGCTGCGCACGCTGGTCATCAGCTCGTCGGCGCGCATCTTCACCACGGCCGAGCGCATGGAGCCGGGTGACGGGCGCGCCGACGCGCAGCGGCTGCTCGACGTGGTCAAGGCCTTCAGCCGCGAGCATCATGTGTTCGACATGAACGCCATCGCGCGCGACAGCGGCACGGTGGTCAGCGCGGTGATGCTCGGCGCCATCGCGGGCAGCGGGCTGTTCCCGTTCCCGCGCGAGGCCTACGAGCATGTGGTGCGCGGCGGGGACACCAGCGCCCCGGAGAAGCTGAACAAGATGGCCGCCGCCAGCCTGCGCGGCTTTGCCGCCGCCTTCGATGCGGTGAACGCTCCGCGCGCGCAGGCCGCCTTCGTGAGCAGCGTGCTGGCCAGCGACACGAGCGACGCGCCGCCTCCGGCCAGCGCCCTGCCGGCCGAACTCGCCCGGCGCTTTCCACCCGCGGTGCACGACATGCTCGCGCTCGGCCATGCTCGCGTGCTCGACTACCAGGACGCGGCGTATGCCGCGCTCTACGCCGACCGGCTGGGCCGCGTGCTCGATGCCGAGCGCACCGCCGACCCGGCCGGCGCACAGGGCTTTGCCATCACGCGGGAGATGGCGCGCTGGCTCGCGCTGTGGATGGCCTTCGACGACATCGTGCGGGTCGCCGCGCTCAAGGGCCGCGCAAGCCGCGCGCAGCGCGTGCGGCAGGAGGTGCGCGCCGGCGACGACGACATCGTGAAGGTCTACGACCACTTCAAGCCCGGCGCGGCGGAATTCGCGGCGCTGCTGCCGCCTTCGCTCTCGCGCCGCGTCACGGCCTGGGACCGGGCCCGCCAGGCGCGCGGCCGGGAGCCGTGGGCGCTGCCGCTGAAGGTGGGCAGCCACTCGGTGTTCGGCATGGCCTCGCTGCGGCTGCTGGCGTCGCTGCGCTGGCTGCGCCGCCGGGGCAGCCGCTTCGCCGAGGAACAGGCGCTGATCGAGCGCTGGCTCGCGGCGGTGGAAGCCGGCACCTGCGAGGCCTGGGCGCTGGGGCACGAACTGGCGCTGTGCGGGCGGCTCATCAAGGGTTACGGCAGCACCAACGAGCGCGGCAAGCACAACCTGCTGCACGTCATCGACGCGCTGGCCGGCCGCACGGCCCTGCCGGCAACGGCGCGGGCCGCCGCGATCGCCGCGGCCCGCGAGGCGGCGCTGGCGGACGAAGGCGGCAAGGCGCTCGACGCCGCGCTGGCGGCGCACGGCGCGGCACCCCGGCCAGTGCAGGCGCAGCCCATCCGCTGGATGAAGCGGCCACCGCCCGCGAAGGCTTGA